A genome region from Leifsonia sp. Root112D2 includes the following:
- the rpsA gene encoding 30S ribosomal protein S1 — protein sequence MTIATTEKAPKQVAINDIGSAEDFLAAVEKTLKFFNDGDLIEGTVVKIDRDEVLLDVGYKTEGVIPSRELSIKHDVNPDEVVSVGDTVEALVLQKEDKEGRLILSKKRAQYERAWGDVEKIKDADGVVTGTVIEVVKGGLIVDIGLRGFLPASLIELRRVRDLTPYLSQEIEAKILELDKNRNNVVLSRRALLEETQSASRTSFLNNLQKGQVRKGVVSSIVNFGAFVDLGGVDGLVHVSELSWKHIEHASEVVEVGQEVTVEILEVDLDRERVSLSLKATQEDPWQVFARTHAIGQVAPGKVTKLVPFGAFVRVADGIEGLVHISELSGKHVELAEQVVSVGEEVFVKVIDIDLERRRISLSLKQANEGVDPEGTEFDPALYGMLTEYDDAGNYKYPEGFDPETNEWREGFDSQREKWEQDYAAAQARWEAHKKQVAKGLEEEAAGSSTSSAGSAFTAESANGGTLADDETLAALREKLSSSN from the coding sequence ATGACAATCGCAACGACCGAAAAGGCACCCAAGCAGGTCGCCATCAATGACATCGGATCTGCTGAAGACTTTCTTGCCGCGGTCGAAAAGACGCTGAAGTTTTTCAACGACGGGGACCTCATCGAGGGCACCGTCGTCAAGATCGACCGCGACGAGGTTCTGCTCGACGTCGGTTACAAGACCGAGGGTGTCATTCCCTCCCGCGAGCTTTCCATCAAGCACGATGTGAACCCCGATGAGGTCGTCTCCGTCGGAGACACCGTCGAGGCCCTCGTTCTTCAGAAGGAAGATAAAGAAGGTCGCCTCATCCTCTCCAAGAAGCGGGCTCAGTACGAGCGTGCGTGGGGCGATGTGGAGAAGATCAAGGATGCCGATGGCGTGGTGACCGGAACGGTCATCGAGGTCGTCAAGGGCGGCCTCATCGTCGACATCGGACTGCGCGGCTTCCTGCCTGCCTCGCTCATCGAGCTGCGCCGCGTGCGCGACCTCACCCCGTACCTCAGCCAGGAGATCGAGGCGAAGATTCTCGAGCTCGACAAGAACCGCAACAACGTCGTGCTCTCACGTCGTGCGCTTCTTGAAGAGACCCAGTCGGCCAGCCGCACCTCGTTCCTCAACAACCTCCAGAAGGGCCAGGTCCGCAAGGGCGTCGTCTCCTCGATCGTCAACTTCGGTGCGTTCGTCGACCTGGGCGGCGTTGACGGCCTCGTGCACGTCTCCGAGCTCAGCTGGAAGCACATCGAGCACGCATCCGAGGTCGTCGAGGTCGGCCAGGAGGTCACCGTCGAGATTCTCGAGGTGGACCTCGACCGCGAGCGTGTCTCCCTGTCGCTCAAGGCAACGCAGGAAGACCCGTGGCAGGTCTTCGCCCGCACCCACGCCATCGGCCAGGTTGCACCGGGCAAGGTCACCAAGCTCGTTCCGTTCGGTGCGTTCGTTCGCGTCGCAGACGGCATCGAGGGTCTCGTGCACATCTCCGAGCTCAGCGGCAAGCACGTTGAGTTGGCCGAGCAGGTCGTTTCCGTCGGCGAAGAGGTCTTCGTCAAGGTCATCGACATCGACCTCGAGCGTCGCCGCATCTCGCTCTCGCTGAAGCAGGCGAACGAGGGCGTCGACCCTGAGGGCACCGAGTTCGACCCGGCCCTGTACGGCATGCTCACCGAGTACGACGACGCGGGCAACTACAAGTACCCCGAGGGCTTCGACCCGGAGACCAACGAGTGGCGCGAGGGCTTCGACAGCCAGCGCGAGAAGTGGGAGCAGGACTACGCTGCAGCCCAGGCTCGCTGGGAAGCGCACAAGAAGCAGGTCGCCAAGGGCCTGGAGGAAGAGGCGGCTGGCTCCAGCACCTCATCCGCCGGCTCGGCATTCACGGCGGAATCCGCCAACGGCGGCACCCTCGCCGACGACGAGACGCTTGCCGCCCTGCGCGAGAAGCTCTCGAGCAGCAACTAG